A single Montipora foliosa isolate CH-2021 chromosome 7, ASM3666993v2, whole genome shotgun sequence DNA region contains:
- the LOC138009920 gene encoding acidic leucine-rich nuclear phosphoprotein 32 family member B-like, giving the protein MTHYVDDYNDDTDDDCDGDNNEDDDDDDDDYGDDDDDEDDDDDDDVNDDITDDDDDYDDDVDDNDDDDYDHHDNDDDDDDDNDDDDFDDINDDDDDNGDDNDGDDYKVNKCGGVGKSSPSKSF; this is encoded by the exons atgacgc ATTACGTTGACGATTATAACGATGACACCGACGACGATTGCGATGGCGACAacaatgaagatgacgatgacgatgacgatgactatggtgacgacgacgacgacgaggatgatgatgacgacgacgatgtaAACGACGACATTACggatgatgacgatgactaCGACGACGATGTTGACgataatgacgatgacgatTATGATCACCATGAcaacgacgatgatgacgacgatgataatgatgacgatgatttCGACGACATtaacgatgatgacgatgacaatggcGATGATAATGACGGCGATGACTACAAAGTCAACAAGTGTGGTGGAGTCGGTAAAAGTAGCCCGTCCAAGTCATTTTGA
- the LOC138009919 gene encoding uncharacterized protein: MPKSVATSEMFTEIVSEQHASNLVLHSKSIDKNSAAETNSTDTEMTKATSTKKVKAKSTDPKAGPESAAKSCQSSGARASSANPGTTAAILKEITSTQQALVEEYKGKAEVAKKRPPTIPQNALFSQGPSSQRLIPQEEGGRAESQVDSINEVGGDSVSTKFNIAQSRPFNAGRIQEYFANWQNITSDSTVLDMVKGCTLEFAIYPHHTCQSKERNFSSRECLAIKIELQRLLDKGIIIPSEHETCEFISTIFVRPKADGSFRLILNLKRLNEHIVYHHFKMESLKSVIQLMEKDCFMASVDLRDAYYSIPMSVHAQKYLKFTWGGKLYQFTCLPNGLCCAPRLFTKLLKPAYSTLRLKGHLSVGYIDDSYLQGNTFVACQENVTDTVNIFQDLGFTIHPEKSILVPTRKLTFLGFILDSHFMRISLTAGKAHSLKAAAQVLLLRKSPTIREVAEVIGKMVASFPGVQLGPLYYRQLENNKIKALRENYGNFDRPMVISGIARADLKWWINNIHTSYKPIRVAPPVMELKSDASHLGWGTVHGERSTGGRWTDKEKLQHINVLELQAVFFALKVFCKEITNAHVKCFGQGSAEDSRGHGRRNIIDDPKLAHPAMVSQSNKVSPPKQSAAPTAIQQDSSSSTGRQTNPSGMSVIRESLQSKGIPPHTLNIIMSSWRESTQRQYVTYLQKWQTFCSRRSFDPISPTINQVLEFFTKLYDNNCGYSALNSARSALSALISLPGDLSIENHPLITRFLKGVFQIRPALPRYSSIWDVDVVLNYLKSVAPATRLSLKELSYKVTMLLLLLSGQRLQTMKLLNIRDFSYTSSSFSFQISSKVKKTRPGTHLPSLTFKAYAPDRRLCVYTYVKEYLARTEKLRGQETQLLISFQKPYKGVSTDTIGRWAKTVLSQAGIDTAIFSAHSTRAASVSAAKKKVVPLDTIMSTAGWSDVILS, translated from the exons ATGCCGAAATCGGTAGCGACGTCTGAAATGTTTACAGAGATAGTCTCGGAGCAACATGCGAGTAATCTCGTGCTCCATTCCAAGTCAATTGATAAAAACTCTGCTGCGGAGACAAATAGCACAGACACAGAGATGACAAAAGCGACCTCTACTAAAAAGGTAAAAGCGAAGTCAACAGACCCCAAAGCGGGCCCTGAATCAGCAGCAAAGTCATGCCAATCGAGCGGCGCTCGGGCAAGTTCCGCAAATCCAGGAACTACTGCTGCAATCCTTAAAGAAATAACTTCAACACAACAAGCCCTGGTTGAAG AATACAAGGGCAAAGCAGAGGTGGCCAAAAAACGACCACCGACCATACCACAGAATGCACTTTTCTCACAAGGTCCATCAAGTCAAAGGTTAATACCCCAAGAAGAAGGAGGACGAGCTGAGTCACAAGTAGACTCTATTAATGAGGTTGGTGGAGATTCTGtctcaacaaaatttaatattgcACAGTCCAGACCATTTAACGCTGGTAGAATCCAGGAGTATTTTGCAAATTGGCAAAACATTACAAGTGATAGTACAGTTTTGGACATGGTGAAGGGTTGTACATTGGAATTTGCAATCTACCCCCATCACACTTGTCAAtcgaaagaaagaaatttttCTTCGAGAGAATGCCTGGCAATAAAAATTGAATTGCAGAGATTACTGGATAAAGGTATTATTATACCTAGTGAACATGAAACATGTGAATTTATCTCCACAATTTTTGTGAGGCCAAAGGCTGATGGATCCTTCAGACTAATTCTTAATTTGAAAAGACTAAATGAACACATTGTTTAccatcattttaaaatggaatctCTTAAATCTGTAATTCAGCTTATGGAGAAAGATTGTTTTATGGCCTCAGTGGATTTAAGGGATGCATATTATAGCATCCCCATGTCCGTCCATGCCCAGAAATACCTTAAGTTTACATGGGGTGGAAAACTGTACCAATTTACTTGCCTGCCAAATGGTCTGTGCTGTGCTCCTAGATTATTCACAAAGTTGTTGAAGCCTGCTTACTCTACGTTGAGATTGAAAGGGCACTTGTCTGTAGGCTACATAGATGATTCATATTTGCAGGGGAACACATTTGTTGCATGCCAAGAAAATGTTACAGATActgttaacatttttcaagatcTTGGTTTTACTATTCATCCTGAGAAATCAATACTTGTACCTACAAGGAAACTGACTTTTCTAGGATTCAttttggattctcattttatgcGTATCTCCCTAACTGCTGGAAAGGCTCATTCTTTGAAAGCAGCTGCTCAAGTCTTACTTTTGAGAAAATCACCAACCATACGAGAGGTTGCTGAAGTTATTGGTAAAATGGTTGCAAGTTTCCCTGGGGTACAGTTAGGACCTCTTTATTATCGGCAAttggaaaataataaaatcaaagCACTCAGGGAGAACTATGGGAATTTTGACAGACCAATGGTTATTTCAGGGATTGCTAGAGCAGACCTCAAGTGGTGGATTAATAATATTCACACTAGCTATAAACCCATTCGTGTGGCCCCTCCAGTTATGGAGTTAAAATCAGATGCCTCACACCTTGGTTGGGGAACAGTGCATGGAGAGAGATCCACTGGTGGCAGGTGGACTGACAAGGAAAAGTTGCAACACATTAATGTCTTAGAATTACAAGCTGTTTTCTTTGCATTGAAAGTATTTTGTAAAGAGATAACTAATGCTCATGTTAAG TGTTTTGGGCAGGGTAGTGCAGAAGATTCAAGAGGACATGGCCGAAGGAATATTATTGATGATCCCAAACTGGCCCACCCAGCCATGGTTTCCCAAAGTAATAAAGTTTCTCCCCCAAAACAGTCAGCTGCTCCAACTGCCATACAACAAGACAGCAGTTCATCCACTGGTAGGCAAACTAACCCTTCTGGCATGTCTGTTATCCGGGAATCCTTGCAGAGCAAGGGAATTCCGCCGCATACTCTCAACATCATTATGTCATCCTGGCGGGAATCAACGCAGCGTCAGTATGTAACATATTTGCAGAAGTGGCAGACCTTCTGTAGTCGACGGAGTTTTGATCCAATTTCACCAACTATAAATCAAGTCCTGGAATTTTTTACTAAACTTTACGACAATAACTGTGGATATAGTGCACTGAATTCTGCGAGAAGCGCTCTTTCAGCCTTAATATCATTACCAGGGGACCTTTCCATTGAGAATCATCCCTTGATCACTAGGTTTCTTAAAGGAGTTTTCCAAATCCGGCCTGCCCTGCCCAGGTATTCGTCAATATGGGACGTAGATGTTGTGTTAAATTACTTAAAATCTGTGGCTCCAGCCACACGTCTTTCACTGAAGGAACTGTCATATAAAGTGACTATGTTATTGTTACTGTTATCAGGTCAGAGGCTGCAAACAATGAAACTGTTAAACATCCGTGATTTCTCGTATACAAGTTCATCTTTTAGTTTCCAGATATCTAGTAAGGTCAAGAAAACTAGGCCTGGAACCCATCTTCCCAGCTTGACATTTAAAGCTTATGCTCCAGATCGTAGGCTGTGTGTTTACACCTACGTAAAAGAATACTTAGCTCGAACTGAAAAGCTTAGGGGTCAAGAGACCCAGTTACTCATAAGTTTCCAGAAGCCATACAAGGGAGTATCAACAGACACTATTGGTAGATGGGCAAAGACTGTACTTTCGCAGGCAGGTATTGATACTGCTATTTTTTCTGCCCACAGCACTCGTGCTGCATCGGTTAGTGCTGCTAAGAAAAAAGTAGTACCTTTAGACACTATCATGTCCACTGCAGGGTGGTCAGATGTTATCTTAAGCTAA
- the LOC138010531 gene encoding beta-1 adrenergic receptor-like translates to MMMATDLQSRSVYLVVIEVSSLIVLNLLSLMGNTLVCISIYRNTRLRTTTNLYITALAISDLLSAVFVMPLSIGVLVSGRWIFGEVGCSFHSFFAVFTAFVSPVTIGLTALNRYVRMCRPGREYHKFFSRKKSLALLASVWVFVACYNGLPVIAGVQKSIFVPGYATCSVGHLSETGSLIHYGIVIPLFIITPLTITVFSYVKVAKKIQQHKMETSSLRQTSTIVSAREIRISKSIFFVVFAFMICWIPFWIIVLVMRLRLVPKMPRNVLLLSSFLLYISNTINPFLYAGMNPSFRREFRKIVCKERRNVGEPINKIPPQPDTNDVIEEDKGHF, encoded by the coding sequence ATGATGATGGCGACTGATCTGCAATCTAGAAGCGTATATTTGGTTGTCATAGAAGTCAGCTCGCTAATTGTCTTGAACCTTCTGTCCCTTATGGGAAACACCTTGGTTTGCATCTCCATATACAGAAACACACGATTGCGTACAACAACGAATCTTTACATCACCGCCCTGGCAATAAGCGATTTACTGTCGGCTGTGTTTGTAATGCCGTTGTCGATTGGCGTCCTTGTAAGCGGCCGCTGGATTTTTGGCGAAGTTGGCTGTAGCTTTCATTCCTTCTTCGCTGTGTTTACCGCCTTCGTTTCACCGGTAACAATAGGGCTAACAGCGCTCAATCGTTACGTGCGAATGTGCAGGCCAGGGCGCGAATATCACAAGTTCTTTTCTAGGAAAAAATCACTGGCACTTTTAGCGTCTGTTTGGGTTTTTGTTGCCTGTTATAATGGCCTCCCCGTCATAGCTGGTGTTCAAAAAAGTATATTTGTCCCTGGATATGCCACTTGTTCCGTTGGTCATCTCAGCGAAACTGGAAGTCTGATACACTATGGGATTGTCATCCCATTGTTCATTATAACACCTTTAACAATCACCGTGTTCAGCTACGTAAAAGTTGCGAAAAAGATACAACAACACAAAATGGAAACGTCGTCCTTGAGACAAACGTCAACTATCGTCAGTGCACGAGAGATAAGAATTAGTAAATctattttcttcgttgttttcgCTTTCATGATCTGTTGGATTCCTTTTTGGATCATTGTCCTTGTAATGCGCCTACGCTTGGTTCCAAAGATGCCGCGAAACGTACTGCTGCTAAGTTCGTTTTTGCTTTACATATCCAATACAATCAATCCATTTCTTTACGCTGGCATGAACCCTAGTTTCAGACGAGAATTCCGGAAGATTGTTTGTAAGGAAAGGAGGAATGTTGGGGAACCTATAAATAAGATACCACCTCAGCCAGATACGAATGACGTTATTGAAGAAGACAAAGGCCATTTCTGA